The Streptomyces sp. NBC_00162 sequence CGGCGCGCCGCCTTCGGCCCGTTCGGACCGCCCTTCGGCGGCGGCCACTTCGGTGGGCGCGGCGGACGCGGTGGACCGCGGGGCCGGGCCCGGCGCGGTGACGTACGCGCCTCGATCCTGGCGCTGCTCGCCGACCGGCCGATGCACGGCTACGAGATGATCCAGGAGATCGGCGAGCGCAGCGGCGGGACCTGGAAGCCCAGCCCCGGCTCGGTGTACCCGACCCTGCAGCTGCTCGAGGACGAGGGGCTCATCACCAGCGAGAGCGAGGGCGGCAAGAAGCTGTTCACGCTCACCGAGGCCGGCCGCACCGAAGCCGAGTCGGGCCCCGACGCCCCCTGGGCGGATGCGGGGCGCGGCGTCGACTTCGAGGCCATGCATGAGATCCGTACGGCCGGCATCGGCCTGTGGGAGGCCTTCGGGCAGGTCTTCAAGACCGGTACCCCCGAGCAGCGGGAAAAGGCCGTCGCGGTCATCAACGACGCCCGCAAGAAGCTCTACCTGATCCTGGCCGACGAGCACTGACCGGTCGGCCCGGACGATCGCAGCGGCGCGCCCCGCGAATGACTCGCGGGGCGCGCCGTCGTGCGTACGGAAGCGTTCGGAAGCGGTCGGGAGGTCAGGCGACCAGGCCGGCCAGCTTGCGCAGCGATTCGTTCAGCGCGGCGGTGGCCGAGTCCTTGAGCTTGCCCGCCATGAGGGAGACCGCCGCTCCGGTGAACTCGCCGTCGATGCGCACTGTCGTGGCCCCGCCGTCCGGTACCAGGGTGTAGCGGGTGAGGACGGCCACGCCCATCGGGCCCTTGCCGGTGATGGCGAAGACGCGCTCATCCTCCAGCTCCGAGACGGTCCAGACGACCTCGGCCGGGAAGCCCATCATCTTCATGTTCTCGGCGAAGGTGGAGCCGACCGCCAGGGTCTCCGGGCCACCCTTCGGGAAATTGGTGTGGGTCATGCTCCACTGGCCGTACGCGTCCCAGTCCGTCAGCTGGGACCAGAGCTTCGCGGCGGACGCCTCGATGCGTGATTCCGCGGTGACTTCGGCCATGCGACCACCCCTTCTCGTCGGGTACGTGCGGCGGAACGTAGCCCCGGTGGGCGGAACATTCAATACTGACGGCCTGTCAGATATTGGAGGGGCGGGTGGCCGTGGTGTCATCTGCGTCTCAACAGGTGTCACGTCCGTGACGCTCCTGACGGGCCCTGCCATGATGGCCCGATGCAAGCGTCAGGGAAAAACGCCGGACTGGGCCTCGCCCTCGTCTCGGCGCTCGCGTTCGGTGGTTCCGGAGTGGCGGCGAAGCCACTGATCGAGGCGGGTCTGGACCCCCTCCACATGGTCTGGCTCAGGGTGGCCGGGGCAGCGCTCGTGCTGTCGCCGCTGGCCTGGCGCCACCGTGACCTCATCGTGCGCAGGCCTGCGCTGCTCGCGGGCTTCGGACTGGTCGCCGTCGCCGGTGTCCAGGCCTTCTACTTCGCCTCGCTGTCCCGGATTCCGGTCGGCGTGGCCCTGCTGCTGGAGTACCTCGGCCCGGCGCTGCTGCTCGGCTACATCCGCTTCGTGCAGCGCAAGCCCGTGACGCGGGGCGCCGCCGCCGGAGCGGCCGTGGCCGTCGTGGGCCTGGCCTGCGTGGTGGAGATCTGGGCCGGGCTGCGGCTCGACCTGCTCGGCGTGCTGTTCGGCCTCTGCGCGGCCCTGTGCCAGGCCTTCTACTTCGTCTTCGCCGACCAGGGTGCGGACGGGGACGACGCCCCCGACCCGCTCGGGGTGATCGCGTACGGCATGCTCGTCGGTGCCCTGGTGATGACGGTGATCGCCCGGCCGTGGGAGATCGACTGGCAGGTCCTGGGCGGGGAGGCCGCGGTGGGCGGCACGATGGTCCCCGCGCCGGTGCTGCTCGGCTGGGTGGTGCTGATCGCCACCGTCTTCGCGTACCTGACCGGCGTGGTCTCCGTACGCAGGCTCTCACCGCAGGTCGCGGGCGTGGTGGCCTTCCTGGAGGCGGTCGTCGCCACCGTGCTGGCCTGGATCCTGCTCGGCGAGCACCTCTCCACCTGGCAGATCGTCG is a genomic window containing:
- a CDS encoding EamA family transporter → MQASGKNAGLGLALVSALAFGGSGVAAKPLIEAGLDPLHMVWLRVAGAALVLSPLAWRHRDLIVRRPALLAGFGLVAVAGVQAFYFASLSRIPVGVALLLEYLGPALLLGYIRFVQRKPVTRGAAAGAAVAVVGLACVVEIWAGLRLDLLGVLFGLCAALCQAFYFVFADQGADGDDAPDPLGVIAYGMLVGALVMTVIARPWEIDWQVLGGEAAVGGTMVPAPVLLGWVVLIATVFAYLTGVVSVRRLSPQVAGVVAFLEAVVATVLAWILLGEHLSTWQIVGGGLVLGGAFIAQSSRPAPPAVPPTAPSTAPAAAGPAVVDRETAKA
- a CDS encoding SRPBCC family protein; protein product: MAEVTAESRIEASAAKLWSQLTDWDAYGQWSMTHTNFPKGGPETLAVGSTFAENMKMMGFPAEVVWTVSELEDERVFAITGKGPMGVAVLTRYTLVPDGGATTVRIDGEFTGAAVSLMAGKLKDSATAALNESLRKLAGLVA
- a CDS encoding PadR family transcriptional regulator produces the protein MRSHGQHGHEHGHDHGRGHGHCGPDRREEFQGRRAAFGPFGPPFGGGHFGGRGGRGGPRGRARRGDVRASILALLADRPMHGYEMIQEIGERSGGTWKPSPGSVYPTLQLLEDEGLITSESEGGKKLFTLTEAGRTEAESGPDAPWADAGRGVDFEAMHEIRTAGIGLWEAFGQVFKTGTPEQREKAVAVINDARKKLYLILADEH